One window of the Mixophyes fleayi isolate aMixFle1 chromosome 6, aMixFle1.hap1, whole genome shotgun sequence genome contains the following:
- the WIPF2 gene encoding WAS/WASL-interacting protein family member 2, translating into MMSAPPPPPPPPGPPPPPTFSQANTQPPKLNRDEQRGRGALLSDICKGANLKKTTVLNDRSAPVLEKPKGAGGGPGFGPTPGSAMQPMGGLFQGGVPRLRPVGTKDSPEGPSGRSPLQGSSTRSAAPRPPVSGGRPLDDSDSSSNRSSPPDIGRAHRPSLPDLTRPPSATSPGMKHSSSAPPPPPPGRRHAGAASTPSQNAKPYNREKPLPPTPGHRAPAAPPVRPPPSPVSIRVSNSQGQPPPPPPYRQSPASLNGPPSPINELAPELPQRHNSLHRKQPAPVRGLAPPPPPSANLSPGGNRPPPPARDPPGRGAAPPPPPPVVRNGGRDAPPPPPPYRVLGSETIQNRAKPPPPPSRTPSGPPPPPPPIRNGHRDSIPVGRSFAEDFESKYSFHSVDEFPAPEDYRPFQKIYPSKSLRGTRGAPPLPPIPR; encoded by the exons ATGATGTCCGCTCCTCCACCTCCACCACCCCCACCGGGGCCTCCTCCACCTCCAACCTTTAGCCAG GCTAATACTCAGCCTCCTAAACTGAACCGTGATGAGCAGAGAGGCCGAGGGGCACTTCTCAGTGACATCTGTAAGGGAGCAAATTTGAAGAAGACCACTGTGTTGAATGACAGGAGTGCCCCTGTGTTGGAAA AACCAAAAGGTGCAGGAGGTGGCCCTGGTTTTGGACCCACTCCTGGTTCTGCAATGCAGCCCATGGGCGGCCTCTTCCAGGGTGGGGTACCTAGACTGCGACCAGTGGGGACTAAGGATAGCCCAg AAGGACCATCTGGCCGCTCTCCCCTTCAGGGTTCCTCAACACGATCAGCTGCTCCCCGACCCCCAGTATCAGGAGGGAGGCCCCTTGATGATTCTGACAGCAGCAGCAACCGCTCTTCCCCTCCAGATATTGGACGAGCACACAGACCGTCCCTGCCAGACCTCACTCGGCCCCCCAGTGCCACTAGTCCTGGAATGAAGCACAGTTCATCCGCACCTCCACCACCACCTCCTGGCAGGCGCCATGCTGGGGCTGCTTCTACTCCCTCCCAGAATGCCAAACCCTACAATAGGGAGAAACCCCTACCACCAACCCCAGGGCACCGTGCCCCTGCTGCTCCTCCagtgaggcctcctccctctcctGTCAGCATTAGAGTCTCTAACTCTCAGGGACAGCCTCCTCCTCCGCCACCTTATAGGCAGTCCCCAGCTTCTTTAAATGGACCACCTAGCCCCATCAATGAGCTAGCACCAGAACTTCCACAGCGGCACAACTCACTCCATCGTAAGCAGCCTGCACCAGTACGAGGGTTGGCTCCCCCTCCGCCTCCTTCTGCTAATCTTTCTCCAGGTGGTAACAGACCGCCACCACCTGCCAGAGATCCTCCTGGGAGGGGAGCAG CTCCACCGCCCCCACCTCCTGTAGTGCGTAACGGGGGCCGTGATGCACCACCACCGCCACCTCCCTACAGAGTTCTTGGAagtgaaaccatacagaataGGGCCAagccaccccctcctccctctcgaaCTCCCTCTGGTCCTCCGCCACCTCCTCCCCCCATCAGGAATGGACACCGTGATTCTATACCTGTGGGGAGATCATTTGCAG AGGACTTTGAATCAAAATATTCTTTCCATTCGGTGGATGAGTTTCCTGCTCCAGAGGACTACAGACCCTTTCAAAAAATCTACCCCAGTAAATCACTTAGAG GGACCCGTggtgctcctcctctgcctcctatTCCAAGGTGA